Proteins encoded in a region of the Perca fluviatilis chromosome 8, GENO_Pfluv_1.0, whole genome shotgun sequence genome:
- the LOC120563483 gene encoding dispanin subfamily A member 2b-like isoform X1: MNPLGHPAENVPLQGRYDGLPGLPGGSTAIPYTTLNMPPEPPKDHIIWSLCCFLYSNPCCLGLAALIFSIKARDQKVAGDLEGARHYGSTARCLNIWATVLFSISVLIIIITTIIVLIQANKVIRDHSGYSPIDFNYRG; encoded by the exons ATGAATCCTCTAGGTCACCCGGCTGAAAATGTTCCACTGCAGGGGAGGTATGATGGGCTCCCTGGTCTGCCTGGAGGATCTACAGCGATTCCGTACACCACTCTGAACATGCCCCCCGAgccccccaaggaccacatcatctggtCCCTCTGCTGCTTTCTCTACTCAAACCCCTGCTGCCTCGGGCTGGCGGCTCTCATCTTTTCTATCAAG GCCAGAGACCAGAAGGTGGCTGGAGATCTGGAAGGTGCCCGACACTACGGCTCCACTGCCCGCTGCCTCAACATCTGGGCCACAGTCCTGTTTTCCATCAGTGTccttattatcattattacaaCTATCATTGTGCTCATACAGGCAAATAAGGTGATCAGAGATCACAGCGGATACAGCCCTATCGATTTCAATTACAGAGGCTAA